Within Mercenaria mercenaria strain notata chromosome 15, MADL_Memer_1, whole genome shotgun sequence, the genomic segment caaaatagatttgcgaaaataaaaatagtaatattggaaattcaaaatatacagaagacgaatgtgaatgggtcgttctcagatcttcgtttagaagataaaatactttagtcagattgttctaGGATATTACTTTATGATCAAGCATTGACGAACCTTTAAGATAAACACGCACAGAAACGGCCCAAACTGGACATCTGAATACTAGCGTCATTTCTTCCCTTAAGATCGGGATTGTGAAAAATTCGTGCTTCGTGAAGATTTTTGATACTCAGATATTTTGCAAGcaattcataatgaaatgatCCTAGATtaccaagcactgacctactttcaagATAAGCACAGAAACGACCCAAAACGAGATATTTAGTCTATGATATTATCAATATTTCTTTACACATTCTGTGAAGTATTCGAAGTTTAGAAGTAATGTTTGGGACCCGGATAGTTTCCAAGCAAGTCATGCTAGGATGGTGTCAAATGACCATACACTGGactatattagaaaatacaaaccGAAATGGCCCTAAAATGGACCCTTCAAAAGATCGTCATTTCTCTATGGTCGGTATCTGTGAAGTATTCGAGTATTAGGGTGATGTTATTAACCAGATATTTTGCAAGCAAGTCATGCTAGAATGTACCTAAATGATCAAGCCATGATTTACTTTGAAAAATACACAACGAAATGAAACTGCACCCTTAAAATTGCCATTCCTCTCCACGTATGGACGTGTAAAAAATTCGGTACTGTGTTTTGGGGAGATTTTTTGaaccaatacattttttttaaatatatctacTAGTGATAAAATGCCATTTAAACTTATACAGTTTTTTAGAAATGAACACAACGAATTatgttaacaataataataaattaaaataattcatcgcccgataaaaaaagaaagaaaaaagaaaacgatTTGTCGTATCTCCATTTCTTGAAATATAGAGATATTGGTTCAGTTGAATCAGATCTGAAATGCCGTATGTCCAGACGCATCCTTTGCTTACCTAGGTGGTCTAGTTTTCACGTtctgaaaatgtcagaatatcaGATTTCCATATCTTAACCAACTTTTCCGAAACAGTATGTCTTATCGCAATCAGCCAGTCAAGTAACAGAATGTGATCACAATCAGCCATCCAAGTAACAGAATGGTGTCACGTGATAAAATTGCTAAATCTGAAGTGTCGTTTGTCCAAAACTCGGgttttgcattaaaaaataaaatgtcataagTCCAAATCATACTGAAGACTAGTTATGAGAAAAATATGATCGTACCTACAaacaattaaatcaaattttgACTGAACAAACGCTGAAGAGAATTCAAAAGGTCAGACGTTGCCTATGATATACTAAAAGTATAGCagctttaaattttcaaaaaaagtttttataacaaataacGTTTTGGCGAGTTGAAATTTAAAGTTCAATTTTCTCAAAATGTGAAAAGTAATGGTTACGACAAATCGGTTTTTAGCAGACATGGCAGCAAGACAACACGGCATAACCCAATTACTGTGGTGTACTGAATTGCTATTTGTCAGTATGCACATGTCGCCGGGCCCTAATGATGTTTCGAATATAGCGGCAAAGGTAATtcatcgctttgtgaaacaatgagcAAAAGCTATGTAGAGCTTATGAGCAACACTATTTTAAAGATGAGTTGTCGCATAAAACCAACTAGATCTTACCTCAAGCAATTTGCAAGACACGGGTACCAATTTGCAGCTGGACCGACAGAGGCAATCGCGATAAAGTGTCATGCCCAATGATACACCGCAATGGGAAtaagtagccaggaatcgaacacGTTCCCTACCCCTACCTCAGTGGACCTCTCGACAAATGCATATTGCCTTCTTCAGTGGCGCTGAGTACATTGTTTTGTAATTAATTACACGACAATTAGTGTGCTTACATATcgtttatttttgtaacattacACTTGGCAACATTCCATGTGTGACAAATTTTCCTCGAGcaaggattacttttatttacactttcatGTGATAGTGgaacatatttgataaaaatagaatatatacaTCGATGCTGTTAACACTAACTGTTCCAGATTCTGTTCAAAtgtgttcttttttcatttgtttagcTCTTGTTGATATTATACCTTGCCTATGTGATGAGTTATATTTCAGTGATGTACATATTTATACAAAGCAGCAGAGTTACAGTTTTAGGGGTCTGAGTTCTTGGAATGTGGCTTTCTACTGAAAACCTGTCCATGatttcttgtgttttttcttttagCTAATTAACAACAATTTACTATCCTTATATCAAAAGCATTGTTTTATATTCCTTAAGATAGAACGCATGATACTTTTCTAAACACTTGCGTATGATAAACAATCGTCCACCTAATTGTGATATTATGTTAACAAATCCATGCGTTATAATTAAACATGCTATCCTTGAATTTCTCTTTCACTACTGCTTCTATTTGTTCATTCTGTGTGACAGTGAAATGGTTCCTCCAGTCTCCAATAATGCctaaaaatgtatattgaaatatatgtttttttctttgatatgaatATCAAATGTTTCTAAACATTTATGTCAGGGTAGATTTCACTAAGTACAAACCACAGACAACAAggacaaattttgaaaaaaatgataaaaaaaagacGATCAATTGATAATTGAACACTGCTTAAATTTTGCAATTAATGAAATCCTTCAGTCTGTACACGATCTTATAAAAGGCTGTCATTTGTACACATTTACACTAGTTTGCAGTGCTGATCAATTCCGGTTCAAAACGAAACAAGTGAAGGTTTTGAAAATGATAGGccacaaaaaataaatgaacacatAACATACTGGTCGAAAAAATAATTATTGACTACCTTGTTGGGCCAGTAAAATTTTTTTGGTAATGACTTGAGTGGAAAAAAACCTACAGTAGTGTTTTGGCCTAAATTGCATTCTgttcaaaacatttgttttacgcAAGGCAATAAGGACTTTAAAACGTTTCAACTTTTACCTTTTCTGTAAAGAATAGATTTTCCTGCCTCATCAATAAGGACTGTTTTAATTTTCTTGCTTTCTACGTCAGCCTTAAGATTCCCAAGGGAACATTTCTCTAACACAGCTCGAAGCCGTTCGTCAGAATGTTTCAGTTCAAGGTAGGTCTGAATTCGGCGTAGCTGATTCAAACTATCCTGTTAAAGGACACAATTACATTGTCGAGGACGAATAGAAAAGCAATCATTGGTATAATAAAATGGTACAAAACATCATCTCTAGAAGAAAATGTATGTGATTATTTGTTAACGATAAATCAAACGAATTGaattgtaatttaaaataaattacgcTACGGCTATTTAATAAACAATTTCATAAAACACAAACCTATGTTGAGTATAACAGGAGTACCTACATTTTTCAGATCTTCATACTGCACAACTAGAACATCCATCTTAGTATTGTCTTTGATAAACTTTTGCCAGTTGTTGTAATAGTCAAAATAAGAACCCATCGGGACTGCAATagaaaaaaacatatcaaaattacACAATAATATAAAGcgataaaatacatttcattatgaGAGTATTATGGGCTTAACGTTTCATACTTTTTTTGGAGTTTGAATTAAGAACACATAAACGTTTGATTACAATTCTTccttgaaacatttttgtttccCTTGAAATGTCAGTTTTGCTATTCGGAAGGTATAAAATTCTAAATATATTCAGATGTTACCAGTTATCACAATTGTAATGCCATACTTACTTTTTCCTTCAATCCAGTAGTTCATATAACTATTCCATGACAATCTGAACTCGCCAAACAGTTTGAGTCTTCTAAGTTGATGGAACATTGAAACAGCCGTGTCTTTTGGATTACGGAACACTAAAACAGTTTTCCCactatttgcaaaatgttcagTTGGAAAATATTTTGGTAGTAAATGAGATGTTATAATTCTTCTACCTTCTCTTTGCCCGAAACTCTCAATATCAAACAAGTCTATTAAGCAAGGTTGATGGGACACCAAGGCATCTAGGGGACCATCGTACATTAGGTAATGTATAAGATTTGCCGTCCAATGTGTGCctttaaaatgaaaacgaaatgtTAATAGAAGCATATCAAAGCTATTTATAAAGAGACGttatgatatgagccgcaccacgagaaaaccgacatagtgcatttgcgaccagcatgaattcAGACTGCACTGCgtatccgtgcagtctgttcaGAATCCATGCTGTGTGCTAAAgatttctcttattgcaataggcttagaaaacgaacagcatggatcctgaccagactgtgcggatgcgaaggctggtctggatctatgctggtctcaaatgcactatgttggttttctcatggtgctgttcatatgtatgtacatgtacatgcaccACAATTATTGTTACAACGAAAATAAAATCATGTTGGATtgcaaactattttaaaattatgttaaatttaaTTTGACTCTTACTACAGGTGTTATAACTATACAATAGTTGTAAGGAATACACAACggtattgtttaaaataaacgtGTCTTAACACTTAATTCGAAAATGATTTACTTGATTAATTCAGTAGAaaaacaacagcagcaacatttatacatttagtaGCTTGTGGATATAACCATGCTGTCAGgtctacaacaacaaaaaatcttgtGTGATTTACTCGTTTAAATTTCAAAGCTGCAAATGGTAGTTTGGTAGTAATTGTTTAATAACGTTGTTAAATGTTTTCTCATTTATACACATTCACACAAATACTGGTTCAGTCAATAATAGATGAAGCACAAATGCATATGATTTTTTTCCACGCCGTAAACACTTCATGAAAGAAAGAGtacttattttattcaagatagaTGTCAATTTAGATAAAAAGAAGCATGGTCGACCCCATGTTATTTACCCTCAAACTATTATCAAAATCTTATTCCGGACCTTTATCTCAGCTTTAGATAGATTGAAGGTTACCGACTGTCTAAGACTGGAGTCTGACATATCAAAATAGGAATCTAGAAGTAATGATGATAAGTGTATATATGTGTATCATAGGTAAACTTGCCTGGGTAACTGACATTATATTAATTGcttaaaataatgtagtatttaGTTAGTGTACCTGTTTTAGGAAAACTACATAAAAGTACATCTCCGTCTTTGTACTGGAAATTCTTCACATATGAAAGTCTCTTCCTAGCCCCCATTTCCACAATATTTATCGGAAAAACGACATCATCATAAGTAGCAACTTTGTACTGCTCCCCGTACTCATCTTCAAGGACCGTGACAACGCCTTCTTCATCTTCTGTCtcattctttaaaataaattgaaaacactTGTTTTTAGTTTATCGTTGTTGTATCGTCGTTTGCATTAAACATTGAAACTCTGTGTATTTCAATGCAtctgttatattattttaatttttggcaaatattGATTCATACAAAATTTGATAATCAACGATATTATAAGGGACGTATTAGTTCGTCAAACGTCGCTTCAAGTCTCATAGTTGCAACAACGTAAGTccatcaaaataagaaaatttgacTAAAGCCGTCCATTCTGAGATTCGAGTGTTTGATGAATGACAAACTTACATATTACAGGGTCTATTTTACTACGTTGATGAATTTACGAAACAGAACAACATTCAATACTGGAATCCGAATCAGTGCTTTACAGAGCAACCCATTGTTCGGACAATAAAATGTTCTGCCCTTGACATAACAACACATCCGtggtaaaatcatttaaattacaGCATTGctgcttttaaaagaaataaagaaagcaGCAAATACACAAGAAGTCATGACTGATGTATTCACTTAAGGGAAATGGTACAATATATCAAACCGCCTAAATTTTATGTCATGATCATCATGATTATCATTCTTAATCTGTTTTACATTCAATATGTTATCATTAGTATTATCATTTACTTTTCTTATCGTTCTTCATACTTTACCGAAGACCAACATTGAGAGTTCAACGTAAATAAGTGAACGTATAGTCACGAACTTCACAGATAGTGACAAGGttatattaaatgattaaaattcaTTACACGAGTGTCAGTGAATAATCGGAATATTAAAGTGCAATATctggttagaaactataaaatagataaattcgttcaaaacacacacaaaaacaaaaagaaattgtttgttttgcatttaagttcaaaatatcttttactcaTAAACACCATACCGTACAATTTACTCGTGGCTATGCCATATATGGATATTTACTGGTGAAATACACTGAGACAAACAGATTGCCTCTAAGTATCCGATACAGTTAATTAATATGTAACCATAAAAgtcatttgaaattttagaatTGTGTTTGAGAACGTGTAGACCAAATTTGCATGTTCTCTATCGACCATTTCATTTCGTACCTATGAAAGAAGGAAACTTACAACTTTCTGATCTTCAATATCTAAGATTGTCTTACGTTTTAGTTTTgttccatttttctttttcattcactGCCTAAAGATCACTCGTACATTAACTGAACCTTAAAACTATTAATAACGGTATAAAAGTACCTTTTTAGTTATACAAATGACTGCATTTTAATTCAATATTGATTTGAATACACGCATGCAAATGTTTGCAGATAAGTTGTTGATCAAATTTAGGTTAGCTGATCAGAGACCGTAAACCTCAATGAATGCATAAGCATTATAAACCATACTGCAAAACGTTTCTTCACCTTTTATCGAAcgaataaataaaattgttttgcaaTGCGGTGCATAGCagtcaattaatttattttgataaattgacGGTAGTGAGGCCATCATTTAAATTGGCAGTCGTTTGTAGAATTGCTTCTGCATCATTTGCTATCCTGCCTACTaagtttcaaaaaatgtttgttgtttGGGTTAAACGCCTTTCTTTTTCAGTACTTAAGTAACGTTACGGCGGGCAATTTATAAatccagtgtttctggattctgtaccagtacaaacctggaCTCCAAATTAACTGCCAATTTCCCATCATGACTCTGATGTGACGGACGAATGATTACAGAcgcagtgtcttttatcaaattgtcatgcaGAACATTCgacccgcccggggatcgaactcacattTCCGCGATCCATAGATCATTGCTCTCTCTGCTCAGCTACAGTGTGAGCGGGCTTCTTAAGTTTTACATGTAATCATGTAAATGGATGTTCGTTGTACACCGATAACACCTGGGAGTCTGCAAAATAACCGTCATGTTATTCACTCACTTGAAGTCGACATATATAACATGTTGTTTTGTCTGGATTATTTAACTCGACACGTTGACATACCGTAAGACAATATGATGTGTTGTGTAGAGGTTTTTCGTCATATTTTGACGACTTGTTGTGTTGTATAACGCGACAGAGACGAAATCAGTCCATGATCAGGGTGCCCCATATAGGCTTTCTTATTTCCGTAAATTTGCGACAACCCAGCGTATTGCTGTATGAGCTAGTCATTTGTAAATTGCGACAGTCGATGAATTGTGGtctaaacattaaaaacattgaCTAGGTCTTATATTTGTCATTGTCATTTTGTAAATTCGGCAGATACCTGTATTTCTCAGGattttatgcaaattatgtataattacatcatggaaatacaaaacaaatacagttattctgtagTGCGTGTTTAACATTATAAAACAAGCTGATAGTCTTACCGTTTGCTTTTTTTCCATACCTTTTATAAATCCTTACGCTATTGATGTgagcaaaaaaatgtaaatgagtaTCGGATAAGATCAAATGTATAATCATTCAGGACAATCTGTCAGTTTGATAGATTAACCCATAATGTTCATTTGTACAAACGTGTCTTATTTCAATAGAGACTCAGAGCAATACTGAGTTTAATATTTCACGTACACATAAGTAATTTTATGCATAGCTGGGTTATTATTGATGTGTACGCGTCCGTTACAATTCAGTAATCAACACAGTTGATTATCATGCAAGATGTCTGATTCACGTACATTAGTAAACGTGTTAATATTGATTTGCTTAATTGACAGTGTATCCTACATAATCAGTACAACGTATGAACCGTTCTACATTTAAACCCATGATCAAGTAAACAAACTGCACCTGTTACCAGGGCAGCCGTGAATAGATAGACAGATGGACTATGTGGACTTTGAGCCAGTTGTGAAGTTGTGAATAAAAGTATGGCATACTTTTCCTCACGTAAACATCATGCCCTGTAGATccacttacatgtatatattaccgGGCAACTCTGATTATTTTAATGCATAGTATCATTCTGAATTGCTGTCCCTGCAAAAATTGTTTCGCAAAAAGCCAAGAGATTACGAAAAAGAAACGGTAGTAACTTTTAACTGTCTAAAGAAACATATTACCGAGCATTCAATTTCCCCTCGAACATTACCTTCACTGCGCTCTTAATTTCGATTTAACATAACacatttgttattgttttatgcGATATTGTTTATGCGATAAATATTTGGTGCTGGTAGAAATATGT encodes:
- the LOC123555472 gene encoding sulfotransferase 1C2-like isoform X1, producing the protein MEKKQTNETEDEEGVVTVLEDEYGEQYKVATYDDVVFPINIVEMGARKRLSYVKNFQYKDGDVLLCSFPKTGTHWTANLIHYLMYDGPLDALVSHQPCLIDLFDIESFGQREGRRIITSHLLPKYFPTEHFANSGKTVLVFRNPKDTAVSMFHQLRRLKLFGEFRLSWNSYMNYWIEGKIPMGSYFDYYNNWQKFIKDNTKMDVLVVQYEDLKNDSLNQLRRIQTYLELKHSDERLRAVLEKCSLGNLKADVESKKIKTVLIDEAGKSILYRKGIIGDWRNHFTVTQNEQIEAVVKEKFKDSMFNYNAWIC
- the LOC123555472 gene encoding sulfotransferase 1C2-like isoform X2; this encodes MHSRENETEDEEGVVTVLEDEYGEQYKVATYDDVVFPINIVEMGARKRLSYVKNFQYKDGDVLLCSFPKTGTHWTANLIHYLMYDGPLDALVSHQPCLIDLFDIESFGQREGRRIITSHLLPKYFPTEHFANSGKTVLVFRNPKDTAVSMFHQLRRLKLFGEFRLSWNSYMNYWIEGKIPMGSYFDYYNNWQKFIKDNTKMDVLVVQYEDLKNDSLNQLRRIQTYLELKHSDERLRAVLEKCSLGNLKADVESKKIKTVLIDEAGKSILYRKGIIGDWRNHFTVTQNEQIEAVVKEKFKDSMFNYNAWIC
- the LOC123555472 gene encoding sulfotransferase 1C2-like isoform X3 is translated as MCIQNETEDEEGVVTVLEDEYGEQYKVATYDDVVFPINIVEMGARKRLSYVKNFQYKDGDVLLCSFPKTGTHWTANLIHYLMYDGPLDALVSHQPCLIDLFDIESFGQREGRRIITSHLLPKYFPTEHFANSGKTVLVFRNPKDTAVSMFHQLRRLKLFGEFRLSWNSYMNYWIEGKIPMGSYFDYYNNWQKFIKDNTKMDVLVVQYEDLKNDSLNQLRRIQTYLELKHSDERLRAVLEKCSLGNLKADVESKKIKTVLIDEAGKSILYRKGIIGDWRNHFTVTQNEQIEAVVKEKFKDSMFNYNAWIC